TGGCACCAATTATTAATAATGTCATGAGAGCTTTTTACAAAATTTAAACTTTTATGAATAAAATCTTATCAGACTTGACTATGCAAACAAAATTTTACACGCTTTTAAAGCGCGTATACGAGACAAAGAGACTTTAAAGTTGTCTCTTGTCTCTAACGCGATGCTTTTTTACAGCGATTCCTCTTCTCCACCCTGAACTTTGAGCAACAAAGCGCCTAAAGCCCAGCCTACAAAGATTAATCCGAAGGACAACAAAGCTGCATTCAACATTTCGCCGCTCATTGCTGCAATTCTCCTTTGCAAATTGTTTAATTAAGTTAAGTTTACCAGAGCCTGAAAGAGGTGCCAAAGTATTAGACTAGTGTAAAACATTGTAAAGTAGCCGATATCCCAAGTCGTCCTCCTTGTCTCCCTCCGATTGAATATTTTTTTATTTGCAAGTCCTTGAGTCAAGAACTGACCAAACAAGTCTGTTTTGAGCAAATTCCTGCTCTCTACGAAGTTGAAGTGTATCTTGAGAAGGAATAATATGCCAACAATGTACAAATTAGATGAAAAAGATATAACACCAGTGCAAAGCCGCCCACGCTTAGCATTAACACTGGGAGATCCAGCAGGAATTGGACCAGAAGTTATTTTAAAAGCTTTAGCCGATCCAGAAGTTAGCAAAAGTTGTGATCTGACGGTCGTGGGTAGCCGTAGTTTATTAGTAGAGATTTATACGAAACTAAAATTAGCCAAGAATTCTCAGCCTTTAGCAAATCCAGAAGAACTATCAATTTTTGATGTGCCCTTAGACAAGCACATACAGGATGAAATTCTTATTGGAACTGGGAATGCAGCGAGTGGTGCGGCTAGCTTTGCTTATATGGAAACTGCAATTGCCCAAACACTAGCAGATCAATTTGATGGTATCGTCACAGGTCCAATTGCCAAATCAGCCTGGAAGGCGGCAGGGTATAATTATCCAGGTCAAACAGAACTTTTGGCTGAAAAGTCGGGTGCCAAGCGTGTAGGAATGTTATTTGTCGCCCGTTCGCCCCATACTAACTGGACACTTTGTACTCTGCTTGCTTGCACACATGTGCCATTAAGTCAAGTACCCAAAGTATTAACACCGCAGTTGATGACAGAAAAACTTGACTTGCTGGTGGAGTGTTTGGAGAAAGATTTTGGTTTAGAAAGGGCGAGGATTGCGATCGCTGGTTTAAATCCCCACAGCGGCGAACAAGGACAACTCGGACACGAAGAACAAGATTGGTTAATTCCCTGGATTTCGCAAGAACGTAAAAACCGCCCAAATTTCCAATTAGACGGTCCGGTTCCACCAGATACAATGTGGGTTAAGCCAGGACAAGCTTGGTATGGTAACATTGACCCTTCGGCTCCGCTCAGGGTAAACCCGTCACAAGTAGCAGATGCTTACATTGCACTGTACCATGACCAAGGTTTAATACCCGTAAAGTTGATGGCATTTGACAGAGCAGT
This portion of the Brasilonema sennae CENA114 genome encodes:
- a CDS encoding PetM family cytochrome b6-f complex subunit 7, whose translation is MSGEMLNAALLSFGLIFVGWALGALLLKVQGGEEESL
- the pdxA gene encoding 4-hydroxythreonine-4-phosphate dehydrogenase PdxA gives rise to the protein MYKLDEKDITPVQSRPRLALTLGDPAGIGPEVILKALADPEVSKSCDLTVVGSRSLLVEIYTKLKLAKNSQPLANPEELSIFDVPLDKHIQDEILIGTGNAASGAASFAYMETAIAQTLADQFDGIVTGPIAKSAWKAAGYNYPGQTELLAEKSGAKRVGMLFVARSPHTNWTLCTLLACTHVPLSQVPKVLTPQLMTEKLDLLVECLEKDFGLERARIAIAGLNPHSGEQGQLGHEEQDWLIPWISQERKNRPNFQLDGPVPPDTMWVKPGQAWYGNIDPSAPLRVNPSQVADAYIALYHDQGLIPVKLMAFDRAVNTSIGLPFIRTSPDHGTAFDIAGKGIADARSMKAAILLAAELVSQRRKVKL